A window from Candidatus Rickettsiella viridis encodes these proteins:
- a CDS encoding peroxiredoxin, whose product MLKVGDRLPEFKLTATVDTDINKAFTEISYDSYPGKWLVLFFWPKDFTFVCPTEIVAFNDLNDQFKENNAVLLGGSTDSEFVHRAWRQYNKDLSNLSFPMLSDIKHELCNNLGILDSAAGVAQRATFIIDPEGIIRFNMVTDLSVGRNPEEVLRILRALQDGGLCPCNWQPGQNTINVAEAA is encoded by the coding sequence ATGTTAAAAGTAGGGGATAGATTACCTGAGTTTAAACTTACAGCCACCGTTGATACGGATATCAATAAAGCATTTACTGAAATTAGCTATGATTCTTATCCGGGCAAATGGTTAGTACTGTTTTTTTGGCCTAAGGATTTTACCTTTGTATGCCCGACTGAAATTGTTGCCTTTAACGATTTAAATGATCAGTTTAAAGAAAATAATGCAGTGTTATTGGGTGGTAGTACAGATAGCGAATTTGTGCATCGTGCTTGGCGCCAATATAATAAAGACTTAAGCAACCTTTCTTTTCCTATGTTAAGCGATATTAAACATGAGTTATGTAATAACTTAGGTATTTTGGACAGTGCAGCGGGTGTTGCGCAGCGCGCCACTTTTATTATTGATCCAGAGGGTATCATTCGCTTTAATATGGTCACTGACTTAAGTGTAGGTCGTAATCCTGAAGAAGTATTACGTATACTGCGTGCTTTACAAGACGGTGGGCTTTGTCCTTGTAACTGGCAGCCCGGGCAAAATACGATCAACGTTGCTGAAGCTGCTTAA
- a CDS encoding polyprenyl synthetase family protein has product MTTKEALEKYQQRINRFLAEYLSSSVLSEPLCEAMRYSVLNGGKRLRPLLVYLLGEALGLPPEKLDQSACAVELIHAYSLIHDDLPMMDNDDWRRGKPSCHKVFGEAIALLAGDALQTLAFEVLLKAPLPPSKILTMISVLARAAGPSGMVGGQAMEFSGLARPLHREKLEVIYRLKTGALFSVSLELAGIVADVSSDALAVLMHVGQAIGLGYQLQDDISDNAVETQSLIASKNGFQDYLFASLENLQQVLPCFPNEQFTCRLSHLFSEQLLGKSPSLK; this is encoded by the coding sequence GTGACTACGAAAGAAGCCTTAGAAAAATATCAACAACGAATTAATCGATTTTTAGCGGAATATTTGTCTTCTTCAGTGCTCTCCGAGCCTCTGTGTGAAGCAATGCGTTATTCCGTTTTAAATGGCGGTAAGCGTTTAAGACCTTTACTGGTTTATTTATTAGGGGAGGCTTTAGGTCTCCCGCCAGAGAAACTCGATCAATCTGCTTGTGCTGTTGAACTTATCCATGCTTATTCATTAATCCATGATGATTTACCCATGATGGACAATGATGATTGGCGACGAGGAAAGCCCAGCTGTCATAAGGTATTTGGTGAGGCGATTGCCTTATTAGCTGGCGATGCATTACAAACACTTGCCTTTGAAGTATTGCTGAAAGCGCCGTTACCCCCATCGAAAATTCTAACCATGATAAGCGTACTCGCAAGAGCAGCGGGTCCGAGTGGTATGGTTGGTGGGCAAGCTATGGAGTTCAGTGGATTAGCTAGGCCATTACATCGTGAAAAACTGGAAGTTATTTACCGTTTAAAAACGGGGGCTTTATTTTCTGTTTCTTTAGAATTAGCTGGAATTGTTGCTGATGTCTCTTCCGATGCGCTTGCAGTGTTAATGCATGTAGGTCAGGCAATCGGTTTAGGCTATCAACTCCAGGATGATATCAGTGATAATGCGGTAGAGACTCAGAGTTTAATAGCATCAAAAAACGGCTTTCAAGATTATTTGTTTGCTTCATTAGAAAACTTGCAGCAAGTGTTGCCTTGTTTTCCTAACGAACAGTTTACTTGTCGCCTAAGCCATTTATTTTCGGAGCAGTTGCTAGGTAAAAGCCCGTCATTGAAATAG
- a CDS encoding exodeoxyribonuclease VII small subunit: MSKMKKNVAFDFEKGLTELEKIVEQMEQGNTTLEVSLEQFGRAIDLLKDCQTTLKQAEQKVQILLNKGQKDTLVPFEVDEEFA; encoded by the coding sequence ATGTCAAAGATGAAAAAAAATGTGGCCTTTGACTTTGAAAAAGGCTTGACTGAGCTGGAAAAAATCGTCGAACAAATGGAGCAAGGTAATACGACGCTAGAAGTGTCCCTTGAACAGTTTGGTCGGGCGATTGATCTGCTAAAAGACTGTCAAACCACGCTAAAACAAGCCGAACAAAAGGTTCAGATCTTGCTTAATAAAGGCCAGAAAGATACTCTCGTGCCCTTTGAAGTAGATGAAGAATTTGCCTAG